GtctgccaaataaataaacctgactGAACTTTGCTGGTTCTCTCCGCCTGTTTTTCCCTTCAGACTTCCAGTAAAACccaaagatgtgtgtgtgtgtgtcctcatagACCTTGAGCCAAAGGCTGATCACCACTCTGCATGACATCACCTCATctaatccgtgtgtgtgtgtgacacatcCTGTGTCAATCAGTGTGAACAGAGGCTCATAGAGCAGAACAATGACATAAAGGAGAAAAACAGATCCTGCTGAGAGACTGacatatacagagagagagagagagagagagagagagagagagagacaaggaaaaAGTGACAGTAGAAAAATACTGTTTCCAGATTTTacagtgttattttttatttccagcaTTGTATGCATGTGCATGACACATCAATAATGAGAATGAGAATTACCATTAGCACTGTAAATCCCAGCTAGGCAATAGGCTCAGTATCAAAGCTCACAGCTCAATACATCACAGCTAGGAACACCTGAGTAATCAATCACAGGTCAGTACAACACCTCAGTAATCAATCACAGGTCAATACAACACATGAGTAATCAATCACAGTTCAGTACAACACCTCAGTAATCAATCACAGGTCAGTACAACACCTTCGTAATCAATCACAGGTCAGTACAACACATGAGTAAACAATCACAGCTCAGTACAACACATGAGTAAACAATCACAGCTCAGTACAACACTTGAGTAATCTATCACAGCTTAGTACAACACCTTCGTATCAATCACAGGTCAGTACAACACATGAGTAACCAATCACAGGTCAGTACAACACATGAGTAACCAATCACAGGTCAGTACAACACATGAGTAATCAATCACAGGTCAGTACAACACATGGGTAATCTATCAAAGGTCAGTACAACACATGAGTAATCTATCATAGGTCAGTACAACACATGAGTAATCAATCACAAGTCAGTACAACACATGAGTAATCTATCATAGGTCAGTACAACACATGAGTAATCTATCATAGGTCAGTACAACTCATGAGTAATCAATCACAGGTCAGTACAACACATGGGTAATCTATCATAGGTCAGTACAACACATGAGTAATCAATCATAGGTCAGTACAACACATGGGTAATCTATCATAGTTCAGTACAACACCTGAGTAATCAATCACAGGTCAGTACAACACATGGGTAATCTATCAAAGGTCAGTACAACACCTGAGTAATCAATCACAGGTCAGTACAACACATGAGTAATCTATCATAGGTCAGTACAACACATGAGTAATCAAGCACAGGTCAGtacaagtcgtggcctaatggttagagagtctgactcgtaatcctaaggttgtgggttcgagtctctggcCGTCCACGActaaggtgcccttgagcacggcaccgaaccccccaactgctccccgggcgccgcagcataaattgctgcccactgctccgggtgtgtgttcacagtgtgtgtgttcactgctgtgtgtgtgcactttggatgggttaaacgcagagaactaattctgagtatgggtcaccatacttagccgtatttcacgtcactttcacttttactttttCACAACACATGGGTAATCTATCATAGGTCAGTACAACACATGAGTAAACAATCACAGGTCAGTACAACACATGGGTAATCTATCATAGGTCAGTACAACACATGAGTAAACAATCACAGGTCAGTACAACACATGGGTAATCTATCATAGGTCAGTATAACACATGAGTAATCTATCATAGGTCAGTACAACACCTCAGTAATCAATCACAGGTCAGTACAACACCTTAGAAATCAATCACAGGCCAGTACAACACATGAGTAATCAATCACAGGTCAGTACAACACATAATAGAGagtgaataaatgtgtgtgtgtgtgtgtgtgtgtgtgtgtgtgtgtgagagagagagagagagagagagagagagagagagagagagagagagagagaaagagagagagagagagaattttccGTTTGTGTACCAagtttgtgtaaatataaaaaacagatCAAAGGGTTCAACATGGCTGCTGGTGCAGTTTACTGTGCGAAcgctgagtgtgtgtattttagcCACAAGCAGCAGGTTTTCATAGCACCATGctggtacagacagacagaccgacagacagacagacagacaaacacacacacaaacacacacacacacacacacacacagacacaggctcACTGCAGGATGTTCATGCACAGTGTGgttgagtaaataaatgaatctggTTTTGATTAAAGGGAGGACAGTgtaggacacacacatacacacagacaaggtAAACACTGCTTGTGTGGTAGGACTCTGTGGgttttttgaaaagaaaagaaaaggaaagaaaagaaaagaaaagaaaagaaaagaaaagaaaagaaaagaaaagaaaaaagcatgcTGTCAGATTTGTTGGTTTTCCAGCCAGTTgggttgtatttatttgtggagAATTTGTAATTGGTAAGTGGATAGCATGGTCTCCTCACAGCCCTAGGGTCCCCTGCTCAATCCCAAGCTCAGGTTTCTGTCAGTCACACATTgtccctgtgtctgtgtgcatttcCTCTACGTTACACAGGttcccaaaaacatgcaggtagGTGAATCGGCTATGCTAAATTATCCCAATGTATCACtccatggtgccctgtgatggactggaatCACGTCCAGTGTGTAATTACACCTCACTCCCCATGTTCCCAGATCCAAAGCTTACTGTAGGAGAAAATAGCTGCTCATGTCTCTAAAACACACTTCTCCAGCCTGAAACACTTTTTTGTGTTCCCACTATCAGGTGACAAGTCGCAAGCTTGTGTCGCTTGTAGTTTGTGTCTTTTGGGTGTGTAACGTGTTTTGTTGTTGGCTTTGGGTATGTACTGTCCATCCAGCATTTGTTTTCAGTTCTGATGAGAACAGCTTGATTAGCAGTGCAAGCTCACCAGAAGCGCAATTACTTTTCTTTAAGTAACACTTTAGTTATCCTgtcatatataaattaattgtaTATAACAGGATAAGATCAAACAAAGTCGTCCAGAAAAATGCAATTGGACTTGCAACTCTAAATTGTGAAAGAGTTTGTGACTGAACGATACCCTGCGGTGGCCTGGTGTTTTATCTTGGGTAAATTCGTCTGCCATGGGCCAAGTGTTATTTGGCTTGGCTCTGGGTTCACCATGACTCTGAACAGCATTTGACCAGACGAATGAATGAAGAGACCATGGATATAAGCTTATCTTCCATTTTTGCATGTCACTGTGATAATTAGAGGCAGGATACAAAAGTATTACACATTACAATATacttatttaattcaattagaGTTGAGAAAATCTCATTAAGCTGTGGCTTTCACACTTGCAGCTGCTGTGGAAATGAATAGTAACGTCTCACTTTCGTGACACCAATGCCTGGTATATTGGTTCTGCATTTAGGGGGATTTGAAATCAGTTGAACCAGAGTTTTAATATCAGTTAACCTTAAATAACAATAGAGGgaagaaatgttttcagaaataTTCATGTGTGAGGAGCTTCGGTGCAGTGCAGGATGAGTGACACGATTTCCTTTTAGATGATCTAAAATGCAGCCTTGACTTCTCTTCAGCCAAAATACCAAAATATTTCCTCCATCGGCTTCCTGCAGCTGCATTCATTCAATTtgcaacacacatacaaaaatggaaaaaataaaactgcttAAAAGGGAACAGAATTACTAAACTAAAAACCTTTGCAAGACATTTTAATACAGAACATAGAGAACACTTGCAAAGGCTACATAACAAGTGGACACACATTTTTATGGCTTGTTATTGGTGTGTTTGgactgtgtttgtattaatgtaTGACATGTAAGGCACAGATTTCACATCTGTTTATAATACAATAGATGGAGATTTAACACCTCATAATTCAGGGACAAAGTTTTACATAGAATAATATAAGCAATATAAAagaaactttgtgtttatttatacttagaattaagtttaattaagtttaagaattatttatactttatacttagAATTAACTTAGATTACTTAATTATACTTAGAATCAACAAAAAACCCAgacatttaaatttcattttgattagatttagacatacatttacatttcattattaGCTACAGTACACAGTCTGTGACGTAGTGGTGTAATTCCACTCCCGTCCAGTAGGTGGAGAGATTACATGGTTTAGTCCTATGCTGAATTTTGACCTTTTGGGctggagtgtgtttgtatgtggaCCACGTGAAAACTCAGTGATGGATTAAATCTGAACTTTTGCCGAAGAAAGCTGTCACTTTGTGATTCTTTACTTATTTGTGACTTAAATTTGATTCTAGGTAAgtatttgttataaaatattctAGCTCAAGAGTTCAAATAGCATTGCACGACTGTTTCTTTTTCCCGAAGCTAATCATGCTAACTGTTTACAGTTGTGGGATTCATCATAATCACAGAACACGTGATTAACAGAATACTATAGGTAACAAAAACATGGTATGATATTGTTTAATGTGTTTGGTGAGAACGTGAGCGCtttaattaataatgtaaaaGGTTGACTGGGTTTCAGAGGCTGTGTGAAGGTGTTTGTTGTTTGCTACACAACTGAGTCTGACACCAGAGataaagacaaatacacagagtGACAAAGATCCCACTGCACCCCAGTGGGCGCCTGAATTCACTGATAGCATTGcatggtgttttgttttttggatttaTATCTATTTGAGATCAGTTTAGTGTAGGTTCTTCTTTACAGAATGAGCATTCAGCCTTTTCCTATAAGGAGGTTGTTCAGGATTTTCAACACTTCACTCTTGCAgctctcttcattttcattgTCCTGCATGTGACCTCAAGTCCTTTTAGCTGATCAGATCTGAGATGCAGGTTTTGACTTTCCTTTAATGTCTCAAAAACTGTTCTGTTTAatggttgtttttgtttcagtgcGAAATGGGGAAGCAGGTGAagaaaaggagtgtgtgtgataaagtgCACAAGAGTAGTGCACATGCACAGATTAAGACAAACCCATTTGAGGTGAAGATTAACAAGAAGAAGTTTGATATTTTGGGGCGAAAAAGCAAACATGATGTGGGACTGCCAGGAGTGTCTCGCTCTAAAGCTCATAACAAGGTAAGACCTGCCCCCTGCCCTGCCTCGCACCCAGTCTGGTGCTAATGATCATTTTAAAGCCTGTAACAAGTTAACAACTGTCTTAccttctgtctcactctctcacactcactttctAACTTTAATTTGTACTCTAAAGCTCATAACAATCTAAcacctgcctctctctctctctctctctctctctctctctctctctctttaaagcTAGAGTACCCTCTGTCCCATTTTgagtgtttatttgtatagactggtttataatctcactctgtgAGGTTTTTTTAACTACAGTCATTAAGGTGTGTCTAAACCATTTAAATCTCTaggtggatttatttaaatctgctttgtgacaatgtctcatttttttcaaattaaactgaattgggcttgtgtgtgtgtgtgcgcagcgCAAGCAAACCCTGCTGAAGGAGTtcagaatgaaaaacaaaacaaactcatTCGTTGACCGGCGTTTTGGAGAGTATGACAAGAAGATGGCACCCGAAGACAAAATTCTGAAGAGATTCGCCATGGAGAGACAGGTAACAGTGCAAGTGCACTTAACCCAGTGCTGTGTATCAGTAGGAATACTAATATTATTCTTGTAGATGATGGGTTAAAGGAGCTTAAATTAAAGGGATATACGAAAAAAATCATCCACCCTGGAGTGATGTGACGCAGCAAAGCAGAGTTGATGGAATCTGCAGAAaccttccataaatgttgaataaacCTCTTAGAGAAAACGTCACCTCAACGAGTACACACGCAtttcttttgttaattaatAGCATGGTTTCAATCTGTTTGTTAGGCTTAGATTATTTGGATAATTCTCTGTGTGGATCTCTGAATAAATGGTTATTTTAGAAACAATACCATATtaaaacaagtgcattaatataaacctgtgattgacagctgcactgctgtcagagctgctgttacacaACATTTCTGAACAGTCACAATCCAGTATTTGACAGTGATTCGCGATAGAGATGTACAGCAATAATGCAACAATGTTGTGATTCTATattttctgattgtgtgtgtgtgtacacagcgTTCTCAGCTGAAGAAGGACATGTTTAATCTGAATGATGAGGAAGAATTAACACATTATGGACAGTCACTGGCTGAGATGGAGAAGTTTACAGATAGAGTGGACAGCGAGAGTGACTCGGAGGAGAAAGGCCTGCTGTCCGGTTAGAGCGtgcaatctcacacacacaatctggaGATGTATAAACAACACAAAGTGTAACTGTATAGTAacgtttgtttctgtgtgtgcgtgcgcatgtaTGAAGCTGAAATCACGGCATCACACTTCGGAGGAGGCGGAGGGCTGCTGAGGAAGAAAACTAATGAAGAAGAGGAGGCAAAAAACAAGAGCCGTCAGGAGCTGATCGAGGAGCTCATCCTTAAATCCAAACAGGAGAAGGTGAAGAACACACAGCAGCAAGATCTGTTACTACTGATGGCAACATTACAGTCAGCTGTTCTTGTGTGCAGTTAAGCGTGTGTTAGTGATCATTGTAATGATGTGTGTCATTTGCAGCGAGAGCGTCAGACACAGAAAGAGGAGACACATGAGCTGACGGAGAAACTGGATCAGGAGTGGAAGTCCATCCAGAACCTTCTGGCACGTAAAACTGCCAGAGAgcgagaggaggagaaggacaAACCGAAGGTGAGGATGAGAGGGACAGgaataacactgtaacacagtaACATCTTGATTGAAGAGCATATAGGGATTACAGTTagtcttttctgtttttatattcaCATTATTCTACACTATAATATTCAACTCCCTTGGTGATTAATCAGTATTTGTGTACATGAGTTCAGGCACTGGAAATGACTCAGGCTCTCTACACATTGGGACACTGATGACTCTGACTTTACTGCCAACAATCTAGCTTCATCAGTCACTGTAAAATCCCCAAAATTATAAAACATACCATTTTTATATGTCCTACATTTGTTAGCTTAATCACTCAAGCAGGAttctacttttctttttctttttttaaggattAAACACTTCAGTAAATATGATGTTTTCTGTAGGGGAACATAGTCAGTATCAATGCTTCCTGATTATTGTGGTATTTTATAGGCAGCGACCATTCTGTTGGACTGGAAGGATTTTGAattgagagcgagagagagcccTTAAAATGGCGGACTCCCTGATTAGTGCCCTGGCTAATGAATTAGTGAACTGACTAAGAAAAACCCACTCACTCTGTCTAGTATCTAAGCATACTGCTTTCTGATAGATCGGATACAGTAAAGTGCACATTAGAGGGCACAGATGACCTTAATCCTGCAGATTATCTTAAAGAAGTGTGAAAACTTTGTTAAACTTACAGTGCCATAAACAAACCACTGTGTTAAGTGTAATTTAGTCTAAAGGTAGATTTCCTGTTCTGTCTTTAcatgatcgtgtgtgtgtagctggatGAATATGACATGATGGTGCGGGAGTTGGGATTTGAGATGAAAGCACAACCATCTGAGAAACTCAAAACTGCAGAGGAGATCGCCAGAGAGGAGCGAGAGAGACTGCAGAAACTAGAGGTATTTGGTTCTGACCATTATGTCCCTGTCACAAACCTGCTGCCTGCTGAGGGAACAACTTCAAGaacataatgaataaatgagaggAACTTTGATGtcgcgagtgtgtgtatgtgttgcgTCGTGCAGGCAGACAGACGTCGGAGAATGGAGGGTGAGCTGGAGGAAAaccccaagcacacacacatgtcagcTGACGACCTCAATGATGGATTCATCCTCGACAAGGACGATCGCAAAACACTCTCctaccaggtacacacacagacacacacagattagaCAAGAAGTTTttaggaagttttttttttacccgagATGTGATCTGCCAAATAGAAGTGTGTTTTTTgtcaacaattttatttttacctgaAGTGAAGTGGCTTCATTAGCTATCACAGATGATCTTTTCAGGTTTGATGAAAGACCATGTAATGTCCTGCATACTAACTTCTATCACTTCATGGTTAAACATGTCTAAGGAAAAATAGACAAGATTTAAAtaatacctttttatttttcatgtgatGACTGAAAAGCACACAGCTGGAACATTGGTCCTTGATGAGCTtgatgacttttttcttttatttcttagcTAACATTAGACTAGCTGTAGAGTACAGCCTCATGTGCACTCCTAGTTAACGCTTACTTTAAACAACTCGCCAGCTTCTAAAAGTCATTACATTGATCTTCCAGACTGTTTAAAAAAGCCAGTCAAATCTTGCTAGTGGTGTATGTAGATTTCAGCCCCTGGAATCCTGCTATCTAGAATTATAACTGAAATCTGTTTGATTTTCTAAACTTTACCTCTGATGTAGATGATTTAATTGACTTGCTGAAGAATACTACTAACCCCCACACACCTTTATCTCAAATATAGGATGGAAAGTGGAATATTGGGGAAGAGGAAGGTGAAGGaggagatgaagaggaggaaaatACTGATGAAGGGGGTGATGaggatggtgatggtggtagtggtgacgaagatgatgacgacgatgaagaagaggatgatgatCACTCTGATTTGGAAGACAGCCacgatgatgaggatgatgaagaggaagaaaaggagaaagagtCTACTTATAAAGTAAAAGACACTGTAAATGAAGAAGAAAGGAGGGCAACTCAGGACACAGCCCGTGCAGAGCTGCCCTACACCTTCAAAGGTACAGAGTCAAGGTTTCCtgcagaaaatttgttagttaaggcggtagaGTTGGATGGAGGGGCGGAGCCCGGGGGCGGGGCTTCattgtgagatagaccacagactctgtactacgtttaacaattattaaaaacaggcacgtgcaacctagctagcaggtgaagaactcaaacaacaaaatcactagctaacttactttaaatttgcaagaactatagagtaatacaataacaggcttaaataaacccaaaacataagtccacttacagttctcacggacacgcgttttatcaactggctagttatcctccagacagtgatggaccacgtctttctctcttttcggCCGTTTGGCATTTGATATTCTCCGggatgcacttgacggccttttgtgcagcggaattttttttttttgacgacctagttaaggccGTAGGGTTTCCAAGCTTAGGCAGGCCACCcaaactgcaaagtgctgcgggaaaccctgagAGTGAAAGAGCGGGAGAGCTAGATAGGGTTTGGGATGGGAAAGAGACTGAGATCATTGTTGTATTAGGTTtaattggtgtgtgtatgttttagcTCCTGACTGTTATGCAGACCTGAAGGCGATGCTGCAGGATCACTCAGCTGATGTACAGCGAATCATAATTGAGAGAACACAGAAATGCAATCATCCCAGTCTGGCTGTAGGAAACAAAGCTAAATTAGAGGTAACCTTCAACTTCTGATCTGGCATCATCCAGTTTGATGTAGTTACTACATCATCCTTTGTTTTCACTGGTTATTGTATTCTTTGTGCTGTTCTTCCACGGCCTTCACTATCATATTTATTCAATAGTAAAAAGCCTGTTAAAAATGTACTCCTTttaagtgtgtatttattgcctCCATAGCTTTAGTGCAGTTTGTAATATTCAGTATAAAATGCTTATGTATGTTTTAAGAGACTCATCTGAACTGTTTTGTTCTCTTAGTTTTACACCTTTCACACCTGTATACCAGgtataatgtataatttctATAATTTTACAGAAGTTATTTGGATTCCTGTTGGAGTATGTAGGTGAACTGGCAACCCAGAATCCCCCAGATCTCACCACTATTAACACACTCATCCCGTaagtctgtgtgcgtgtgttttccATACAATTACTAACCAAGTCAGTTTGCATGAAaaaaacaatctctctctctctctctctctctctctctctcgctctctctctctctctctctctctctctctctctctctctctctctctctctctctctcgctctctcgctctctctctctctcacactctcactctctctcataggCAGATCTATTCCCTGTCTCAGCTCTTTCCTGAAGCGTCGTGTCGGGTGATGCAGTCTCTAATTGGCGACGCTGCTCACAGCATGGAGCAGAGCATAGAGGTCAAAGGTCGTGCTGCAATCCCAGGCTTGGATAtggtatatatacattttatatatatatatatatatatatatatatatatatatatatatatatatatatatatatatatatatatatatatatatatatatacacacacacagaattactactgtatatggtaTGATGTGAGGAGtaacgtgggtgtgtgtgtgtgtgtagctcatcTACCTAAAGATCGTCTATCTTCTGTTTCCTGCATCCGATTTCCGTCATCCGGTGACGACACCAGCCTTCCTCTACATCAGCCAGGCTCTCACTAAGGTATTGTGTTGCTGGTATGTTGTGTAGAGATggtactgtgtgtctgtgggccAAAACTCATCCCCATTAAATTGGGTTttatgtgtgcacgtgtgt
This genomic interval from Tachysurus vachellii isolate PV-2020 chromosome 17, HZAU_Pvac_v1, whole genome shotgun sequence contains the following:
- the nop14 gene encoding nucleolar protein 14 codes for the protein MGKQVKKRSVCDKVHKSSAHAQIKTNPFEVKINKKKFDILGRKSKHDVGLPGVSRSKAHNKRKQTLLKEFRMKNKTNSFVDRRFGEYDKKMAPEDKILKRFAMERQRSQLKKDMFNLNDEEELTHYGQSLAEMEKFTDRVDSESDSEEKGLLSAEITASHFGGGGGLLRKKTNEEEEAKNKSRQELIEELILKSKQEKRERQTQKEETHELTEKLDQEWKSIQNLLARKTAREREEEKDKPKLDEYDMMVRELGFEMKAQPSEKLKTAEEIAREERERLQKLEADRRRRMEGELEENPKHTHMSADDLNDGFILDKDDRKTLSYQDGKWNIGEEEGEGGDEEEENTDEGGDEDGDGGSGDEDDDDDEEEDDDHSDLEDSHDDEDDEEEEKEKESTYKVKDTVNEEERRATQDTARAELPYTFKAPDCYADLKAMLQDHSADVQRIIIERTQKCNHPSLAVGNKAKLEKLFGFLLEYVGELATQNPPDLTTINTLIPQIYSLSQLFPEASCRVMQSLIGDAAHSMEQSIEVKGRAAIPGLDMLIYLKIVYLLFPASDFRHPVTTPAFLYISQALTKCAVVSLENVCAGLLLCCIAVESVSLSKRFIPELVNYLLGLLHLAVPTHTCTDYQVIPPFRQQGKSSELLHVCDPQSAHSWTKKSISLSSAHRITATSERERDHYKLSALYVCLDLVKRCTALYQQLPAYQHIFQPIRILLAKHLPVTDFPSALQELHKEILEAVPETPSQHAPLVFDKKKPIPLKLLQPKVVEVLDYGRKRGNTKEEKERERLKHKYKKEFKGALREIRKDTRFLAHTKLSDILQRDTERKRKVKELYSSLATQEGEWKALKRRKKK